One Apodemus sylvaticus chromosome 14, mApoSyl1.1, whole genome shotgun sequence DNA window includes the following coding sequences:
- the LOC127664752 gene encoding putative olfactory receptor 2W6, protein MDKENTSSFEGFILVGFSDRPHLELILFVVVLSFYLLTLLGNVTIILLSALDSRLHTPMYFFLANLSFLDMCFTTGSIPQMLYNLWGPDKTISYVGCAIQLYFVLALGGVECVLLAVMAYDRYAAVCKPLHYTVIMHPRLCGQLASVAWLSGFGNSLIMAPQTLMLPRCGHRRVDHFLCEMPALIGMACVDTMALEALAFALAIFIILAPLILILISYGYIARAVLRIKSAAGRKKAFNTCSSHLIVVSLFYGTIIYMYLQPANTYSQDQGKFLTLFYTIVTPSVNPLIYTLRNKDVKEAIKKVLGKGSIEV, encoded by the coding sequence ATGGACAAGGAAAACACGAGTTCTTTTGAAGGTTTCATCCTGGTGGGCTTCTCTGACCGTCCTCACCTAGAGCTCATCCTCTTCGTGGtcgttctctccttctatctgcTCACTCTTCTTGGCAACGTGACCATCATCTTGCTTTCAGCTCTGGATTCCCggctgcacacacccatgtatttCTTCCTGGCCAACCTCTCATTCCTGGATATGTGCTTCACCACGGGCTCCATCCCACAGATGCTCTACAACCTCTGGGGTCCAGACAAGACCATCAGCTATGTGGGTTGTGCCATCCAGCTGTACTTTGTCTTAGCCTTGGGAGGGGTAGAGTGTGTCCTCCTGGCTGTCATGGCGTACGACCGCTACGCCGCTGTCTGCAAGCCCCTGCACTACACCGTCATCATGCACCCTCGTCTCTGTGGGCAGCTGGCTTCCGTGGCATGGTTGAGCGGCTTTGGCAATTCTCTCATCATGGCACCCCAGACGCTGATGTTACCCCGCTGTGGACACAGGCGTGTGGACCACTTTCTCTGTGAGATGCCTGCCCTGATTGGCATGGCCTGTGTGGACACGATGGCCTTGGAGGCGCTGGCTTTTGCCTTGGCGATTTTTATCATCTTGGCGCCGCTCATCCTCATCCTTATCTCCTATGGTTACATTGCCCGAGCAGTGCTTAGGATCAAGTCGGCTGCTGGGCGAAAGAAAGCGTTCAACACCTGCAGCTCCCACTTAATCGTTGTCTCTCTCTTCTACGGTACCATCATATACATGTACCTCCAGCCGGCAAACACTTACTCCCAAGACCAGGGCAAGTTTCTCACTCTTTTTTACACCATTGTCACTCCTAGTGTTAATCCCCTGATCTACACTCTGAGAAACAAAGATGTCAAAGAGGCCATAAAGAAAGTGCTAGGGAAGGGGAGCATAGAAGTCTAG